The Canis lupus familiaris isolate Mischka breed German Shepherd chromosome 36, alternate assembly UU_Cfam_GSD_1.0, whole genome shotgun sequence genome segment GAAATAAGCTAATATGAAAGGTCAGGACAACCCATCAAAACCgactctcttcctcttccactgcACGGTGAAGGCCAGGGATGAATTTTAAGAGTTGTTTCCGGACACTTCCCCTTCTGTTCTTCCGGGGCAGGGTCCCGAACATGTTTGAGAAGTTGCCCTCCCACAAGGGGGACATGGACCCGCTGCTGGCAGTACTAACACTTCGGTTCCTCCTCGAAGAAGACCTCTTCAGAAAATCATCTCCATCCTTGGGGACAAAGCACTCATCATCTGTGCTTGTCTGTCGACTGAAGCCTCCTCTGCTTGAGTCCTCAGACACACACGTCTGGTAGCCATCCTCGCTGTCCACGGTCATGGAGCTCAGGCAGCTGCTCTCACTTGATAATCGATTCCGGTCCAGGAGGGCTGGGCCTGGCCCGGGCAGGGTTCCAAACAAAACTGACTCATCTATGTCCATGTTTTCCAAACTTGGGCAGTTACCTGTGTTACCTAGAATGCAGAAAACAAAGTCTACTGTGGAATGGGTATGAGCATCATTCCCCATAAGTAAACACAACCAAATTTCTCTTCAAAGGGTGTAAGAAAGAGTAAAGGTGAGTAATATTTTTCCCTGAGTTTCACCTGTATGAATAAGTGATTATTTATGAGACTGCTTGATAAACCTTATAGTGGTATTTCCCAAACTATTGTTCATGGACTAGCTTCCATGTAAAAAATGTTCCCTGGTCACAGAAATAGtactggaaattaaataaatttaaatagcttcTTCATGTAAGAATAGTCAAGTCATCTGAGAGTATGCTGGTATGACTTGTCAAGCTCCAAAAGTATCACTTCTTAAACAGAAGTGACCCTGCAACCTTTTATTGAAATTCTCACAGAAATGGCATTCTAAAGAGtacactcagaaaaaaaaaaataaagaatatacttGAGGAAATGCTGTCTTACGGACTTCTTCCATTAAGTTCCTCTGATTTTTAGTTACCACATTTTTCAAGGACTTATAAAATTCTTATAACATCACCCGAAGTGTATGGGAAACACATGTAGCCTCCACCTGTAGGCT includes the following:
- the CYTIP gene encoding cytohesin-interacting protein isoform X3; the protein is MLALTRSSSLGDFSWSQRKLITVEKQDNGTFGFEIQTYRLQNQNMCSLEMCTLICKIQEDSPAHHAGLQTGDVLANINGVNTEGFTHKQVVDLIRSSGNLLTIETVNGTMILKRAELEAKLQVLKQTLKKKWVEFRSLQLQEQRLLHGNTGNCPSLENMDIDESVLFGTLPGPGPALLDRNRLSSESSCLSSMTVDSEDGYQTCVSEDSSRGGFSRQTSTDDECFVPKDGDDFLKRSSSRRNRSVSTASSGSMSPLWEGNFSNMFGTLPRKNRRGSVRKQLLKFIPGLHRAVEEEESRF